One Osmerus eperlanus chromosome 13, fOsmEpe2.1, whole genome shotgun sequence genomic region harbors:
- the ergic1 gene encoding endoplasmic reticulum-Golgi intermediate compartment protein 1 translates to MPFDVRRLDIYRKVPKDLTQPTYTGALISILCCVFMIFLFLSELTGFIATEIVNELYVDDPDKNSGGKIDVSLNVSLPNLHCDLVGLDIQDEMGRHEVGHIDNSMKIPLNNGYGCRFEGEFTINKVPGNFHVSTHSATAQPQSPDMTHHIHKLAFGEKLSVHHVQGAFNALGGADRLSSNPLASHDYILKIVPTVYEDLTGKQRFSYQYTVANKEYVAYSHTGRIIPAIWFRYDLSPITVKYTERRQPLYRFITTICAIIGGTFTVAGIIDSCIFTASEAWKKIQLGKMS, encoded by the exons ATTGGATATATACAGGAAAGTACCCAAAGACCTCACCCAGCCTACGTACACAGGAGCACTCA TCTCCATCCTGTGCTGTGTTTTTATGATATTCCTGTTCCTGTCTGAACTGACAGGATTCATAGCCACTGAAAT AGTCAATGAGCTCTATGTGGATGACCCTGATAAGAACAGTGGTGGGAAGATAGATGTGAGTTTAAACGTCAGTTTGCCAAACTTACACTGTGATT TGGTGGGCTTGGACATCCAGGATGAGATGGGTCGCCATGAGGTGGGCCACATAGACAACTCCATGAAGATCCCTCTCAACAATGGCTACGGCTGCCGCTTCGAAGGAGAGTTCACCATCAACAAG GTGCCAGGGAACTTCCACGTGTCGACCCACAGTGCCACTGCCCAGCCTCAGAGCCCAGATATGACCCACCACATTCATAAGCTGGCCTTTGGGGAAAAGCTATCG GTACACCACGTGCAAGGAGCCTTCAATGCCTTAGGAGGGGCTGACAGGCTAAGCTCCAACC CTCTGGCCTCGCATGACTACATATTGAAGATTGTTCCAACGGTTTATGAGGACCTGACGGGAAAGCAGAGGTTCTCCTACCAATATACTGTAGCAAACAAG GAGTATGTGGCCTACAGCCACACGGGCAGGATCATCCCGGCCATATGGTTCCGCTACGACCTCAGTCCAATCACAGTCAAGtacacagagaggagacagcccCTGTACCGCTTCATCACCACG ATCTGTGCCATCATCGGAGGCACCTTCACCGTGGCTGGCATCATAGACTCCTGCATCTTCACCGCCTCCGAGGCCTGGAAGAAGATCCAGCTGGGCAAGATGTCCTGA